A single region of the Vicia villosa cultivar HV-30 ecotype Madison, WI linkage group LG4, Vvil1.0, whole genome shotgun sequence genome encodes:
- the LOC131597069 gene encoding fasciclin-like arabinogalactan protein 21 — protein MENTNHYPHFLIITLIFFTTFTPCTSSTTTTNTTPSSATPSPPLPTQELNNILDALIGSGDTTITKWLSILSMSNPSLSLTLFIPQQTLSPSSTLDPFTFPYHIVPQRLSFADLLLLPRYSRLPTLLPGKTIAITDNSIGNFTIDDVLLTHPDLYNTSSLAVHGIERLLDYSTFGDDASMMPNSPNFLPVGETWKSDAFSAAVSIFLLVICFVLQQLIFFV, from the coding sequence ATGGAAAACACCAACCACTAtcctcatttcctcatcatcacACTCATCTTCTTCACAACCTTCACACCATGCACTAGCTCCACAACCACCACCAACACCACACCATCATCAGCAACACCATCTCCACCATTGCCAACTCAAGAACTAAACAACATTCTTGACGCACTCATAGGCTCAGGAGACACAACCATAACCAAATGGCTAAGCATCTTATCAATGTCAAACCCATCACTAAGCCTAACACTCTTCATCCCTCAACAAACACTCTCACCATCCTCCACACTAGACCCCTTCACTTTCCCATACCATATCGTCCCACAACGTCTCTCCTTCGccgacctcctcctcctccctcGCTACTCCCGCCTCCCCACTCTCCTCCCCGGTAAAACCATCGCCATCACCGATAACTCCATCGGCAACTTCACCATCGACGATGTCCTCCTCACTCATCCTGATCTTTATAACACTTCTTCGCTCGCTGTTCATGGCATTGAGAGGCTTCTTGATTACTCTACCTTTGGTGATGATGCATCCATGATGCCTAATTCGCCTAACTTTTTGCCCGTCGGAGAAACATGGAAGTCGGACGCGTTCTCGGCCGCCGTTAGTATCTTCTTGTTGGTTATATGTTTTGTTCTTCAACAACTCATCTTCTTTGTGTAA